The following proteins are encoded in a genomic region of Lentilitoribacter sp. Alg239-R112:
- a CDS encoding GNAT family N-acetyltransferase translates to MVVPSIDVLQAAATNQIEVSALRNFDFSSDEYAVLYNNSSASVFQHPIWLSEFYTNLASEREAEALVIVGRDVVDSSLLFVLPLIERHLNFIRLIEAADLGVSDYSSPIVAPQFLETHRQSDQFFQLIADAIGHYDVLRIKPIRKEKRMAWRCFFDFEFEKLNFSAHATCVSAPYDDWRFEAFGKSHANYIDRKKRKIERYGDVKFTLLNNEADIDDALSFLIAQRKGRFEGDEIQNDYVENFYKSVAKRGIRTGYSKTYSLDVNESTIGVVFGVAYRNCYHYLLIGCDYERFGKFSPGFIMYDEIMRDWVNAGGDTFDFTIGDEPFKEKFAAKSTQMYQILHAGSLIGRLAKYAYEFKNGE, encoded by the coding sequence ATGGTCGTACCTTCTATTGACGTGTTGCAAGCTGCTGCGACAAATCAGATTGAGGTTTCTGCACTGCGCAACTTTGATTTCAGTTCAGATGAATATGCAGTTCTTTATAACAATTCGAGTGCGTCGGTTTTTCAGCATCCAATTTGGCTGTCGGAATTTTATACAAATCTGGCATCAGAACGAGAGGCCGAAGCTCTTGTCATCGTGGGGCGTGATGTTGTCGATAGTTCTTTGTTATTTGTATTACCTCTCATAGAGCGTCATTTAAATTTTATTCGGCTAATCGAAGCGGCAGATCTTGGTGTGAGTGACTATTCATCTCCAATTGTTGCCCCGCAGTTCCTCGAAACTCATCGCCAATCTGACCAGTTTTTTCAATTGATAGCTGATGCTATCGGTCATTATGATGTTTTGCGTATCAAGCCGATACGCAAAGAAAAACGTATGGCTTGGCGCTGCTTCTTCGATTTTGAGTTTGAGAAGCTAAACTTTTCTGCTCATGCAACATGTGTGAGCGCACCCTATGACGATTGGCGTTTTGAGGCTTTTGGGAAAAGTCATGCAAATTACATTGATCGAAAAAAACGTAAAATTGAACGATATGGAGATGTTAAATTTACACTCCTAAACAACGAAGCCGACATTGATGATGCCTTGAGCTTTTTAATTGCGCAACGGAAAGGTCGTTTTGAGGGCGATGAAATTCAAAACGATTATGTCGAGAATTTTTATAAATCGGTTGCAAAGCGCGGTATTAGAACAGGATACAGCAAAACGTACTCTCTAGACGTAAATGAAAGTACAATAGGTGTTGTTTTTGGTGTCGCTTATAGAAATTGCTATCATTATCTTCTCATCGGTTGTGACTATGAAAGATTTGGAAAATTCTCGCCTGGATTTATCATGTATGATGAGATTATGCGTGATTGGGTAAATGCTGGTGGAGATACGTTTGACTTCACAATTGGGGATGAGCCGTTTAAGGAAAAATTTGCTGCGAAGTCGACGCAAATGTACCAGATTCTGCATGCAGGTAGTTTGATTGGTCGTCTTGCTAAGTATGCTTATGAATTCAAAAACGGTGAGTAG
- a CDS encoding ABC transporter substrate-binding protein, whose product MLMVAPVLADGHKLKVGMITTLSGGGSGLGIDVRDGFMLAVKGNDHIDVVIEDDQRKPDIAVQLADKMIQSEKVDVLTGIIWSNLAMAVVPAAVNQGKFYLSPNAGPSALAGKGCHPNYFNVAWQNDNLHEAAGGYANSEGYKNTFILAPNYPAGKDALTGYKRFFEGGLAGELYTKLGQTDYAAEIAQIRASGADSVFFFLPGGMGISFMKQLSQSGIDLPIVGPAFSFDQGILKAVGDAALGVKNTSQWSKDIDNEANKKFVADFQAEYGRLPSLYASQGYDTANLLISAAGKANISDVDGFRAALKAADFASTRGDFKFDTNNHPVQDIYVREVIKEGDVLTNKIIAVGLKDRSNAYVSDCKM is encoded by the coding sequence ATGCTTATGGTTGCGCCGGTGTTGGCTGATGGCCATAAACTTAAAGTCGGTATGATCACAACTTTGTCTGGCGGCGGTTCTGGTCTTGGTATTGATGTTCGAGATGGGTTTATGCTTGCTGTAAAGGGCAATGATCATATTGATGTTGTTATAGAAGATGACCAGCGAAAACCTGATATTGCCGTGCAGCTCGCGGATAAAATGATTCAGTCGGAAAAAGTAGATGTTCTAACGGGGATTATCTGGTCAAACCTTGCAATGGCTGTTGTGCCAGCAGCTGTTAATCAGGGTAAGTTTTATTTGTCACCGAATGCTGGCCCGTCAGCATTAGCTGGCAAAGGATGCCATCCAAACTATTTCAATGTAGCTTGGCAGAATGATAATTTGCATGAGGCTGCCGGAGGTTATGCGAATAGCGAAGGTTATAAGAACACATTTATTCTTGCGCCCAATTATCCAGCCGGTAAAGACGCGTTAACAGGGTATAAGCGCTTCTTTGAGGGCGGACTTGCTGGCGAGCTTTATACAAAACTTGGCCAAACAGATTATGCTGCTGAAATAGCGCAAATTCGTGCATCTGGTGCTGACAGTGTGTTTTTCTTCTTGCCGGGCGGCATGGGGATTAGTTTCATGAAACAGCTCTCACAATCGGGGATAGATCTTCCTATCGTCGGACCTGCATTCTCATTTGATCAAGGTATTCTTAAAGCCGTTGGAGATGCAGCTTTAGGTGTTAAAAATACTTCTCAGTGGTCAAAAGATATCGACAATGAGGCAAACAAGAAGTTTGTTGCTGATTTTCAGGCTGAGTATGGTCGTTTGCCATCTCTTTACGCATCACAAGGTTATGACACTGCAAATCTATTAATCTCCGCTGCCGGTAAAGCAAATATTTCTGATGTTGATGGTTTCCGCGCTGCACTGAAGGCTGCAGATTTTGCTTCAACCCGAGGTGATTTTAAATTTGATACTAATAATCACCCGGTTCAGGACATTTATGTACGCGAAGTGATTAAAGAGGGTGATGTTCTAACCAACAAGATTATTGCTGTTGGTCTGAAAGATCGTTCCAATGCTTATGTTAGCGATTGTAAGATGTAA
- the uxuA gene encoding mannonate dehydratase, which produces MMQAWRWFGPEDTISMDALLQSSVEGVVTALHHVDTGAVWTIDEIKMRQQQITALENGTPSGLKWEVVESLPISESIKTRTGDFEEHIANYKQSLHNLAECGLKTICYNFMPILDWTRTDLRSPMAHGGTAMRFDLMEFTAFDMFILSRENAADDYPEHIRTAAEGYFRTLSEKQKSVLQHNIVAGLPGSNDKWDVADIKDLLNTYTDINATQLRANLITFLEAVIPTCKELEINLCCHPDDPPFSIMGLPRIMSTMEDYEFVMRAVDSPHNGITLCTGSLGVSPSINIVKMIENLGSRIHFVHLRNTKRDGPNFNEKHSFFEAEHLEGDTDMVAVIAALLNEEKHRREQGRADWNIPMRPDHGQEILDDLDKNSMPGYPLIGRMRGLAELRGVIKAIQHKPNN; this is translated from the coding sequence ATGATGCAGGCATGGCGCTGGTTTGGGCCTGAAGATACAATCTCGATGGATGCTCTTCTTCAATCCAGTGTAGAAGGTGTGGTTACGGCACTTCACCATGTTGATACAGGTGCTGTATGGACCATTGATGAGATCAAAATGCGTCAGCAACAGATCACTGCTTTGGAAAACGGCACGCCTTCTGGCTTGAAATGGGAAGTTGTCGAAAGCCTGCCAATTTCTGAAAGCATAAAAACACGCACGGGTGATTTCGAAGAACATATCGCAAATTACAAACAGAGCCTTCACAATCTTGCTGAATGTGGGTTAAAAACAATCTGCTACAACTTCATGCCGATTCTCGATTGGACACGAACAGACCTTCGTTCCCCAATGGCTCATGGCGGGACAGCCATGCGATTTGATCTGATGGAATTTACCGCATTCGATATGTTCATTCTGTCGCGCGAAAATGCAGCTGATGATTATCCTGAGCATATCCGAACGGCGGCCGAAGGTTACTTCAGGACCTTGAGTGAAAAACAGAAATCTGTATTACAACATAATATTGTAGCAGGCCTTCCCGGCTCAAATGACAAATGGGATGTTGCTGACATCAAAGATTTACTCAACACATATACTGATATAAATGCCACCCAGCTACGCGCTAATTTGATTACATTTCTGGAAGCGGTCATTCCAACATGCAAAGAGTTGGAGATAAATCTATGTTGTCATCCTGACGATCCCCCTTTCTCAATCATGGGTTTGCCACGCATCATGTCGACAATGGAAGACTATGAGTTCGTTATGCGAGCCGTTGATAGCCCGCACAATGGTATCACGCTTTGCACAGGTTCCCTCGGCGTTTCACCGTCCATAAACATAGTCAAGATGATTGAAAATTTGGGTTCCAGAATACATTTCGTTCACTTGCGAAACACAAAACGTGACGGGCCAAATTTCAATGAGAAGCACAGCTTCTTTGAAGCAGAGCACCTTGAAGGTGATACTGATATGGTGGCTGTGATAGCAGCACTTCTAAACGAAGAAAAACATCGCAGGGAACAAGGGCGGGCAGACTGGAATATTCCAATGCGCCCCGACCACGGCCAGGAAATATTAGATGATTTAGATAAAAACTCTATGCCCGGTTATCCACTGATAGGCCGAATGCGAGGACTAGCAGAATTGCGCGGTGTTATAAAAGCAATTCAACATAAGCCCAACAATTAG